AGATTATCCGTCACCTTACAGTGGTGGTCGACAAGAACATGCAGAAGGCGCGGGCGGGCGTGAAAAAGCGAAGGCGCCAGCGCTTGACGAAGACGGAACAGGCCGATATCGCTACAGCGATGACGGAAAAAGAGCACGTTGAATAACAGGATGCTGAGCAAGGTTAACTCAATGATGGAGGATGTATGGCTGACTTGAAAATGCCCGAGATGAACAGCGTCATCATAGCGGGAAACCTCACAAAGGATCCCATCTTCCGGCAGACGACCAACGGCACACCGGTGGTCAACTTCACCGTCGCTTCAAACAGGAAATTCCGCGACAGTGGAAACCAATGGCAGGAAGACGTTTGCTACGTCGGTATTGTCGCATGGAACAAGTTGGCAGACAGCTGCCGCGACAGGCTAAAGAAAGGGAGCGCAGTTCTGATCGACGGTGAGCTTCAGAGCCGTAACTGGAAAACGGACGACGGTCACAATCGATCTATCGTGGAGATCAAGGCAAGAAGAATACAGTTCCTCAACAAGCGCGGACGCATGGCGGAAATCGGACCGGATCAGGTCGCGGAAGAAGAGCCGACCACATTCGAAGACGATTCGTTCGACCGGTTTCTAACCCACGAAGAATCCGATTTATTGAAAAACAACGGTCAAAAAACCAGCGAGTAGAAGAATTGGTACCAGTAAAGGAAATAAAAAAGAGAAAAGTCTGCAGGTTCTGTGAGAACGGCGACGTGTATGTCGATTACAAAGACGATAAGCGGCTTATCAAGTTTACTTCGGAACAAGGGAAAATAATTCCCCGCCGTGTGACGGGAACCTGCGCAAAACATCAGCGGCAGCTCGCCCTGGCAATAAAAAGGGCGCGCCACCTTGCGCTTCTTCCATTTGTCTCAGACATAATCCGCTGAACAGCGGAAAGAGAACGCAATCGGGTCCGGATACACGCGGAGATATTCCCTGCAAGGGATTTATAGGCCGACTGAAGGACCGGTCGTCATATTTTGCGTAGAGTTTATTGTAAAGAAGAGACACACCGAGGGAGAATGTCCGTAAACCGAAATGGCAAGTCTCTCTTGAGGCAAACTCAACAGGAGTTAAAATGAAGGTTATACTCAGAAAGAATTACGAAGGACTCGGCGAGATCGGAAAGATCGTCGATGTAAAGGACGGGTACGCGAGGAATTTCCTGATCCCACAAAAGGTCGCCTACCCGTTTGCGCCTGGGTACATGAAGATGATCGAGAACGAGAAGAAGGCGTACCAGGCAAAACAAAACAAGGAAGTCCACGACGCGGAAGTTATGTCGCAGAAACTGACCGGAGTGGAAATAACAATAGAGGTCCAGGCCGGCGAAGAGGACAAGCTATTCGGATCGGTCACTTCACAGATGATCGCCGACAAACTGGCCACTAAAGGGATGGAGGTCGACCGCCGCCGTATCGACCTGGCGGAACCGATCAAGTCATTGGGAACTTACAAGGTTCCGGTGAAGCTTCATCAGCAGGTCTCAGCGGAGATCACCGTCAACGTCGTGAAGCAGCCTGAGTAATTTCGAGTCTGCGCGGCGGCGATCGCTGCGAACCTCACGAGTTTCAGAAGCATCTCATTAGTCGAAGGTTTCTTGACTGACCTTGAGTACAACATTATCTTATTGAAGAGAAAAACTTGGAAAATGTTAGTATCCTGACGGCGTTTGTGTTCGGGATAATTTCGTTCATATCGCCGTGCGTGTTGCCGATAGTACCTGGTTACCTTTCGTTCATAAGCGGATACAGCTTTGACGAGATGGTGACCAGCTCGCGGAAGGCTCTCTTCAAGAAAGTAACAGTCAACTCGATTCTCTTCGTGGTCGGGTTCTCAATTGTTTTCATTGCGCTCGGTGCATCGGCCACCGCGCTGGGGAAATTTCTGCTCGCGAAACTTGATCTCTTTTCCAAGATTGCGGGGGTCATTATCATAATATTCGGCCTTCACATGATCGGTGTGTTCAAGATAAATTTTCTCAACTATGAGAAGAAGTTTCACACGGACAAACGGATCGGCCCGGCCGGTTCGCTTGTCGCCGGACTTGCATTCGCGTTTGGATGGACACCATGCATCGGACCGGTCCTCGCCGCGATTCTGACAATTGCTGCACAACAGGACACGATCGGGAAAGGTATTTTCCTTCTCTCGGTTTATTCACTCGGACTTGGAATACCGTTCCTGGTGACAAGTCTCAGCATAAACGCCTTTCTCGCGTTCTTCAAAAGGTTCGGCAAGTATCTTAGGTGGGTGGAAATAACGGGCGGCGTTCTTCTGATCGCGGTCGGAGCTTTGATCATGACAAACAATCTGACCGTGCTTTCCGGATATTTTGCGAAGTGGTTCCCGTTTCTTAACGAATTATCATGAAAGCGACCAACCAAAGGACAATATATGAATAAGACGACTGAGACATTGGAAGATGTTGTGATACGATTTGCGGGGGATTCCGGCGACGGCATGCAGCTGACCGGGACTCAATTCACGAATACAACGGCGCTTGTCGGTAACGACTTGAGCACGCTCCCCGATTATCCTGCGGAGATCAGAGCTCCTGCCGGCACACTGTTCGGAGTTTCGAGCTTTCAACTCCGTTTCTCAAGTTGGGACATACTCACACCAGGCGATCAGCCGGACGTGCTTGTTGCGATGAACCCTGCTGCACTGAAGGTTCATTTGAAGGATCTCAAAAAGGGCGGATTGATCCTCGCGAACACGGACGCGTTTGACGACAAGAATCTCGACCTCGCAGGATTTTTGTCCAATCCGTTGACAGATGGCGAGCTTGATAATTATAGAGTGATCGAAGTCCCTGTTACGAAGTTGACACTGAACGCGCTCCAGGGGCTCGGTCTTACCCAGAAGGAGTCGGTCCGCTGCAAGAACTTCTTTGCCCTGGGACT
The sequence above is drawn from the Candidatus Kryptoniota bacterium genome and encodes:
- a CDS encoding single-stranded DNA-binding protein gives rise to the protein MADLKMPEMNSVIIAGNLTKDPIFRQTTNGTPVVNFTVASNRKFRDSGNQWQEDVCYVGIVAWNKLADSCRDRLKKGSAVLIDGELQSRNWKTDDGHNRSIVEIKARRIQFLNKRGRMAEIGPDQVAEEEPTTFEDDSFDRFLTHEESDLLKNNGQKTSE
- the rpsR gene encoding 30S ribosomal protein S18 — translated: MVPVKEIKKRKVCRFCENGDVYVDYKDDKRLIKFTSEQGKIIPRRVTGTCAKHQRQLALAIKRARHLALLPFVSDIIR
- a CDS encoding cytochrome c biogenesis protein CcdA; translation: MENVSILTAFVFGIISFISPCVLPIVPGYLSFISGYSFDEMVTSSRKALFKKVTVNSILFVVGFSIVFIALGASATALGKFLLAKLDLFSKIAGVIIIIFGLHMIGVFKINFLNYEKKFHTDKRIGPAGSLVAGLAFAFGWTPCIGPVLAAILTIAAQQDTIGKGIFLLSVYSLGLGIPFLVTSLSINAFLAFFKRFGKYLRWVEITGGVLLIAVGALIMTNNLTVLSGYFAKWFPFLNELS
- the rplI gene encoding 50S ribosomal protein L9 translates to MKVILRKNYEGLGEIGKIVDVKDGYARNFLIPQKVAYPFAPGYMKMIENEKKAYQAKQNKEVHDAEVMSQKLTGVEITIEVQAGEEDKLFGSVTSQMIADKLATKGMEVDRRRIDLAEPIKSLGTYKVPVKLHQQVSAEITVNVVKQPE